Genomic segment of Polycladomyces abyssicola:
GAGCTGGTTCCCAGACCCGGATCACCTTACTCCTATCCGTATCGCGTACAGTACACACAGCCTTATGCCGCACAGGAATGCGCTGAGCGGTTGCATCAAGTCCTGCGCACAAGCGGATCATTCACCCATTTGGCTTGCGTTTGTATTGGAACCGACCGATCCACCGGGGATGCGCTCGGTCCGCTGGTCGGAACGTTATTAGAGAAACACGCACCACCTTCCCTGCATATTTTCGGTACATTGGACGAGCCTGTTCATGCCGTCAATCTGCGTTCCACACTGTACCGCATCCATCAGGAGCTGCATCATCCGTTCATCATCGCCGTGGACGCCTGTTTGGGACAATTGAAAAGTGTCGGATGGATTCAATTGGGTTTGGGACCGTTAAAGCCTGGTGCAGGAGTGAACAAAAATCTTCCCGAAGTAGGCCAAGTGCATGTTACGGGAATAGTCAATGTAGCTGGATTTATGGAATATTTCGTTTTACAAAACACTCGATTGGGTGTCGTCATGAAAATGGCGGAAGTGATCGCCGATGCAGTACAGTTGGCCGTGCGTCAATACCACACCTTGCCTCGTTGAACCCAAATGGAATAATATTGGGCCGGCTCTGTCAACGAAATTGTGGACTGTCTCATCCATCACCATCTGGGCCTCAATCATCAAAAAGAGAAACATATATGAGACTGCTGACAAAGTGTTGAACCACTCGCGCTTCCGGGTGCGCCATTTTCCCTCTCGCTCCTGTTTCGCTAGCTCAAAGGTCGCTCGTGGGAAAACGGCTACCCTCTAATCGGGTAGCGGGTCCGAATTTCCCGTCGAGCGACTCTAGCTGTTAGTACGGAGCGGAGACGGGGAATCGGAGCCCGCGGACTATGTCAATAACCTGATATATACGCTTTGGCCCGTCATGTGGTTCGTGATTTGGAACTGTTGTTAAAAAACCATCTGTACCCTTCACCAGACGGGTACAGATGGTTTTTCCTTTGATCCTCATTTTCCATCGTTGACTTTTTTTCCTGTTAACACAGTGGTGTCTCCATCTTGATTTCCATTGAGCGCACGATGGATTGCTTGTCGCTCTTCGGAAGAAAGTGGATAAGAGGACTCCCCTTCTACGATCGGCTTCGCGTAAATATAGGACGGATTATGACGGTTGAATAAACTGCTGATCACCACACCGTTTCCCTGTTCATCCAACATGGCCAACGAAAAGCTCATGTCGGTCGCACTCTCTCCTATGGCATTATAACGTACCAATCCCATACGTCCCTTGAGAGAAGCGAGTGTCTGATCGATCCGTTTGAGATAGAGCAGCAACTGTTCCGCATCCATCTCACCGGATTCCAACAGGCCAGAAATAGAATCGGTCTGTTGGAAATAACGGGACAGTTTACGCCATCTGCGCTTTTGAAGTGACAAACGAATCCATCCTATCAACAATAAAAGGAACAATACCACTTGTCCAATCAATACACCCATGATCCATGTGGCAGGATCCTGATGAATCCACCCGATCCAACGTTCCAGCATGGTGAAATCCTCCTGTCATTCCCTTTCCATTTCTCAAGAAAAATCATCGTTGATGCTCATTTACAACAACACCTCTCGGATCTCCCGAAGTGCCGCCAGCAGGTCATCGATCTCCTTCTCACAGTTGAAGTATCCTGGGCTGACACGGACCGTTCCGGTTTTATCCGTTCCCAAACTGCGGTGTGCCAATGCCGCACAATGAAATCCCGCACGGACGGCGATTTCGAAATGTTGATCCAAGATACCAGCCACCGTCAAACTGTCCACCCCTTCCAAATTGAAGGAGGTAACCGGTAATGAGGAATCTTCCGGGCCGTATACCCTGACCCCGTCCATTTCTTGTAAGCCCGACCGCAATCGATCGTTCAAGGCCATCTCCTTGCGGTGAATGGTGTCCAAGCCGGTTTGGGTGACAAAACGTACCCCGGCCTCCAATCCGGCGATCCCGGGTGTGTTAGGCGTTCCGCTCTCAAATCCGTCCGGACGGGCTGAAGGGTGATCCAACGATTCGGAACGACTGCCTGTCCCGCCCTGAATCCAAGGTTCCAACTTGACATCGGGATGCACGTACAAACCCCCCGTTCCCTGCGGCCCAAACAATCCCTTATGGCCGGGAAAAGCCAACAGATCGATGTTCATCGTTTCCACGTCGATGGGCAGCACACCCGCTGTTTGTGCTGCATCCACCAAAAGAAGCACGCCGTGTTTGGCGGCAATGGCACCGATCTCTTCGATGGGCAGGACGGCGCCGGTCACATTGGAGCCATGTGTCATCGCGATCAAACGCGTATCCGGTGTCAATGCTTCTTCCACCGCAAGCGGATCCACCGTTCCCTGTGGGGAGGGTGGCACGACTGTGACACGTATCCCACATTCCTTTTTCAGCGTCTCCAACGGACGCGCCATCGCGTTATGCTCCCAGGGGGAGATCACCACATGATCCCCCGGTTGAAGCAAACCTTTTAGCGCTTGATTGATCGCTTGCGTCGCATTTGCGTAAAAAAACAGGTTCTGCGGGTCCCGAATCCCAAACAAATCAGCTAAGGATCGGCGGGCTTTGGCCAACACTTCTCCCGCCTGTACCGACAGCCGGTGCCCCCCTCTGCCGGGATTGGCACCCAGCATATCGATGCAATCTTTTACCGCCTGCGAAACCCCTTCAGGTTTCGGCCAAGTCGTGGCGGCGTTATCCAGATAAATCATTTCCCACCACTCCCACTGCCGATGACCCCTCATTTCATTATACAATGACTGGTCAAAAGTCGGTTCCCGCTCTGCTTGATATCCGCCATTGTAGGTTGTATCCAGTCCATCTTTAGAACCGGAAATCCGCTACCTCACGCCGCCTGGATGACCTTTTTAAGGTTACCCGCAGATAACGAATAGCTCCTACTCTCTAGGGACCATCACCCTGATTCAATCTTCCCATGATTCGCCTTGCAGGAATTCGATCAGTCGCTCCAGCTCCCGTTCCGAATAATATTCAATCTCGATTTTACCCTTCCGTTTCCCCTGCCGGATCCGAACGGGCGTGTTCAACGATTCCCGTAACAGTTCCTCATAACGCTTGTACGGGGATTGGAACTCTGGTTTTTCTTTTTTCTTTTTCGGCTTTACCTGTTGAACGTTTTGCACCCATTCTTCCAGCTGTCGTACACTGGCCCCTTCCTTTTTCACCTTTTCGGCCAGTTTTTTCTGCAGATCCCTGTCTTTCAAACCCAACAAAGCCCGTGCGTGACCCATGGACAATGTTCCACGTGAAACATCCTCTTGAATCTCAGGTGGCAATTGCAACAGCCGCAGGAAGTTGGTCACGTGCGGACGGCTTTTCCCTACCCTGGCTGCCAGTTCTTCCTGTGTCAGTGAAAAATGAGTCATCAATTTCTGATATGCCATTGCCACTTCCAGGGGATTCAAATCCTCCCGCTGTAAGTTCTCGATCAGAGCGATCTCCATCATCCGATCATCAGAAAACTCGCGGACCACCACGGGAACTTTGCTTAATCCTGCTTCTTTCGCTGCACGAAAACGCCGTTCGCCCGCTACGATTTCATACCCTCGAATGCTTTTGCGCACGACAATCGGTTGAACGATGCCGTGCTCCTTAATCGAGGAAACCAACTCCTGCAATGCTTCGGGATCAAAATGTTTGCGCGGTTGATAGGGATTGGGTCGCAACTCCTCCAACGGCACTTCATTGACCGCATCGGATTCCTGGACATCAATGTCCGGTAATAGCGCTCCCAACCCCTTTCCCAAACGTTTACCGCTCACGTCCGATCACTTCCTTTGCCAACTGAATGTAACACTCCGCCCCTTTGGAGCGTGGATCGTATGTAACGATCGGTTTCCCGTGACTGGGTGCTTCACTTACCCGCACATTACGCGGGATGACCACATTATACACTTTATGCTGAAAATATTTCTTCACTTCTTCCATCACTTGAACGGATAAATTGGTTCGACTGTCAAACATCGTCAGCAACACCCCTTCGATCTCCAAATGCTTGTTCAGGTGTTTCTGAACGATGCGGATCGTGTTAAGCAGTTGCCCCAATCCTTCCAATGCGTAATATTCGCATTGGATCGGGATCAGTACAGAATCGGCGGCCGTCAGGGAATTGACCGTTAAAACCCCGAGAGACGGCGGACAGTCGATCAACAGATAATCATATTGCTCCCGCACTTGCTGCAATGCCCGTTTCAAACGCAGCTCTCGCGAGATCACTTGTACCAGCTCGATTTCCGCACCGGCCAACTGAATCGTGGCCGGCAACACATGTAGTCCTTTGATCGCGGTGGAGCGGATCACATCAGCCGGTGGGACATCATTGATCAACACGTCGTAGATGCAATGCTTGACATCGGCTTTATTGATCCCCAACCCGCTGGTTGTATTTCCCTGCGGATCAATATCAATGATCAACACTCGTTTTCCTGCCATTGCCAGCCCCGCACCCAGGTTGATCGATGTCGTCGTCTTACCGACTCCCCCTTTTTGGTTGGCTATCGCGATGATTCTCCCCATGGTTTCACCTCTTTTTGCGCCGTTGTACTCATCGCGCTGGTTCCTTCCTCTTTTATGTAACACCCTTTCTTTCCCGTGATCAAGTGAACTTTACTTCCGTCCTCCCTTGGGAATTCGAATTACCAACTCGTAGTAATGCTCGGTGTCGTTCTCGTCGGCCAGGACGGTCATCCCGGTTTGCTTGACCATATCCAACGATTGACGAATGGTGTTCAGTGCAATCCGTACATCCCGTGATACGGCCCGTTTGCGGGGTTTTTTGGGGGGATTCTCCTTTTCCAACAACTTTTTCACACGCTCTTCCGTTTGCTTGACATTCCATTCTTTTTCGATGATCTCCTGCAACAAACGAACCTGCATTTCTTCATCCCGCAATGCCAACAGCGCACGGGCATGCCGTTCGGTTACCTTTCTCTTGAGCAACGCATCTTTCACTTGTTCCGGCAACTGCAACAGGCGCAATTTATTGGCGATTGTGGACTGCCCTTTCCCCAAACGCTGTGCCAGACTTTCCTGTGTGAGGCCATGCAGCTCAATCAACTTTTGATAGGCCATCGCCTCCTCGATCACCGTCAACCCTTCCCGTTGCAGGTTTTCGATGAGAGATACCGATGCCGCCTGTGCATCGCTCATCTCCCTGACGATGGCGGGGATTGTCCGCATGCCCAGCTTTTTCACCGCCCGCCAACGGCGTTCCCCGGCGATCAGCTCATAACCGTTTTTGATCCGCCGGACCACTACGGGTTGAATCACCCCGTGGGTTTGAATGGTTTGGCACAACTCGTCGATCCTTTCGTCGTCAAAAATCGCACGCGGTTGATACGGACTGGGATGAATCGTATTAACGGGAATTTGTTTGACTTCTTCCTGTTCCTCTTTGTCTACCAAACCGAACAAGCGAGAGAAAGGATCTCTCATTTCGTTGAACACCACCTAGATTCAACTCATAAACTTGCCGAAGGGCTACTATCTTTGTATTCGAGATCCAACGCCGTCCCCCTGCTTGACAAATCCCGATTGATTTCGATGGATCCTTTTCTCGGAGTGGCGGACTTTTGGGTGTGATTTCCTGGATGAGCGAAGAACTGAAAAAACCCGTGAGCAATTCCCTCTGGGGCGTGTCTGGTGAAGTCTGTTCACATTGCTTTCCCGACTTGCTCCACCTTCGCTCTGCAGGAAAAGCAGATGATGACTACTCCGACCCGGTCAGCGCTGGACGCGGGCAAAGTACGCTTCACTTAGAGGGAATTGCCCGGGATTTCAATCCAGCACATCCCGAGTCTTCGCTAGCCTGGGAAAACATTGCCCCCTTACGGAATGGTCAGACACACAGGGAATGCCATGGGTTCGTGACCGAATGTTTCACGTGGAACATTCCGAAAATACACGCGATCTCATTCATTGATTTGTCTTCAAACTCAGTTGACCCTCGTCTATCCTGATTGATAGAATCGATTATAGGAATTTTTCTTTCTATTATGGGAGGAGACCTTATGAGCACACCGGTATATATCGGGAATGACCAGGGTTATTACGGCACCAAAGTAGTGAGTCGGCAAGGAGACAAGTTCTACAAACTCTTTATCCGCAACATGGTGGTACCCAACCGGGTCGGGGAAATTACATACAACAACGATCCACATAACATCATTTATC
This window contains:
- a CDS encoding ParA family protein, which encodes MGRIIAIANQKGGVGKTTTSINLGAGLAMAGKRVLIIDIDPQGNTTSGLGINKADVKHCIYDVLINDVPPADVIRSTAIKGLHVLPATIQLAGAEIELVQVISRELRLKRALQQVREQYDYLLIDCPPSLGVLTVNSLTAADSVLIPIQCEYYALEGLGQLLNTIRIVQKHLNKHLEIEGVLLTMFDSRTNLSVQVMEEVKKYFQHKVYNVVIPRNVRVSEAPSHGKPIVTYDPRSKGAECYIQLAKEVIGRER
- a CDS encoding ParB/RepB/Spo0J family partition protein yields the protein MSGKRLGKGLGALLPDIDVQESDAVNEVPLEELRPNPYQPRKHFDPEALQELVSSIKEHGIVQPIVVRKSIRGYEIVAGERRFRAAKEAGLSKVPVVVREFSDDRMMEIALIENLQREDLNPLEVAMAYQKLMTHFSLTQEELAARVGKSRPHVTNFLRLLQLPPEIQEDVSRGTLSMGHARALLGLKDRDLQKKLAEKVKKEGASVRQLEEWVQNVQQVKPKKKKEKPEFQSPYKRYEELLRESLNTPVRIRQGKRKGKIEIEYYSERELERLIEFLQGESWED
- the noc gene encoding nucleoid occlusion protein, coding for MRDPFSRLFGLVDKEEQEEVKQIPVNTIHPSPYQPRAIFDDERIDELCQTIQTHGVIQPVVVRRIKNGYELIAGERRWRAVKKLGMRTIPAIVREMSDAQAASVSLIENLQREGLTVIEEAMAYQKLIELHGLTQESLAQRLGKGQSTIANKLRLLQLPEQVKDALLKRKVTERHARALLALRDEEMQVRLLQEIIEKEWNVKQTEERVKKLLEKENPPKKPRKRAVSRDVRIALNTIRQSLDMVKQTGMTVLADENDTEHYYELVIRIPKGGRK
- the yyaC gene encoding spore protease YyaC: MRELVPRPGSPYSYPYRVQYTQPYAAQECAERLHQVLRTSGSFTHLACVCIGTDRSTGDALGPLVGTLLEKHAPPSLHIFGTLDEPVHAVNLRSTLYRIHQELHHPFIIAVDACLGQLKSVGWIQLGLGPLKPGAGVNKNLPEVGQVHVTGIVNVAGFMEYFVLQNTRLGVVMKMAEVIADAVQLAVRQYHTLPR
- a CDS encoding DUF4446 family protein; this encodes MLERWIGWIHQDPATWIMGVLIGQVVLFLLLLIGWIRLSLQKRRWRKLSRYFQQTDSISGLLESGEMDAEQLLLYLKRIDQTLASLKGRMGLVRYNAIGESATDMSFSLAMLDEQGNGVVISSLFNRHNPSYIYAKPIVEGESSYPLSSEERQAIHRALNGNQDGDTTVLTGKKVNDGK
- a CDS encoding aminotransferase class V-fold PLP-dependent enzyme, which encodes MIYLDNAATTWPKPEGVSQAVKDCIDMLGANPGRGGHRLSVQAGEVLAKARRSLADLFGIRDPQNLFFYANATQAINQALKGLLQPGDHVVISPWEHNAMARPLETLKKECGIRVTVVPPSPQGTVDPLAVEEALTPDTRLIAMTHGSNVTGAVLPIEEIGAIAAKHGVLLLVDAAQTAGVLPIDVETMNIDLLAFPGHKGLFGPQGTGGLYVHPDVKLEPWIQGGTGSRSESLDHPSARPDGFESGTPNTPGIAGLEAGVRFVTQTGLDTIHRKEMALNDRLRSGLQEMDGVRVYGPEDSSLPVTSFNLEGVDSLTVAGILDQHFEIAVRAGFHCAALAHRSLGTDKTGTVRVSPGYFNCEKEIDDLLAALREIREVLL